The DNA region GCGAAGTGCTGGGCCACATCGACCGCCTGCTCGCCGAAGCGAACAGCGACAAGGCGCATCTGCTGTCGGTGCAGATCTACATTTCGGATCTCGCGAACTTCGAAGGCATGAACGCGGAGTGGGACGCGTGGGTCGCGCCGGGCAACACGCCGCCGCGCGCGACCGTCGAGGCGAAGCTCGCGGATCCAGCGCTGCTGGTCGAGATCGTCGTCGTCGCCGCGCAGCGGAGCTGAGCGAAGCATCACGATGACCGCAATACGCCAGGCCGTGCGATGACCGAGTCCGTTACCGCTTCTTCCGTCGCGGCGCCGTCGTTCGACGACGTGCTCGCGTTCGTGCGCGAGCGGGCCGGCGACGCGCGCCTGTCGACGGGCGAACTGCTCGCCGATCACTCGGCGGGCACCGCATCGATCATGCGCACGTTGAACGTCGACCCGCACGCGATGCAGGCGGCCGCGCTGTTCGTGCTGACGCCGCATCTGAACGATCCCGAGCGGGAACTGACCGAACGGTTCGGCGAAGAGGTCGCGCGGCTCGTGTCCGACGTGCGCAAGCTGCTGCGGCTCGGCACCGTCAGCCTGCGCGCCCAGAATGCGATGCCTGAAGCCGGGCGCGACGCGGCGGAAGAGCGGCGCACGCAGATCGAGGCGCTGCGCAAGATGCTGCTGGCGTTCGCGCAGGACATCCGCGTGGTGCTGATCCGGCTGGCGTCGCGGTTGCAGTCGCTGCGGTATTACGCGGCGGCGAAGATCGATCCGCCGCCCGACGTCGCGCGCGAGACACTCGAGATCTACGCGCCGCTCGCGAACCGTCTCGGCATCTGGCAACTGAAGTGGGAACTCGAGGATCTCGCGTTCCGCTTCGAGGATCCGGTCACCTACAAGCGCATCGCCAAGCTGCTCGACGAGAAGCGCATCGAGCGCGAGGCGTACGTCGCGCAGGCGATCGAGCGGCTCCAGCACGAACTGGCGGAAGCGC from Burkholderia ambifaria AMMD includes:
- a CDS encoding RidA family protein — encoded protein: MAVIRHHVGARLSETAIHNGTVYLAGQIAEDTTQDIKGQTREVLGHIDRLLAEANSDKAHLLSVQIYISDLANFEGMNAEWDAWVAPGNTPPRATVEAKLADPALLVEIVVVAAQRS